A segment of the Microvirgula aerodenitrificans DSM 15089 genome:
CCGCCGTGCTCGAACGGAAACTTGTCCAGATTGCCTTCCAGCAACAGGCTGGCATCACGTGCCGTGCCGCTCTTCAGCGCGGCCGCCAGCCAGTTGCGCGTGTCGCGACCGACCACCAGCGGCAGGTACTGCGGCACCCGGCTGGCAGCGACGGCCGGAATGCTGGCGGTCAGATCGATCAGCCCGGTCCGGCTCTGCGCCGGCAGCCACTGGTAACGGCCGGATATCGTCGCGTCCAGATCGGCATTGGTCAGTGCGACCTTTTTCAGCCGCACATCCACATTGTCGCCGCTGCGCGTCCAGCGGACATCGGCATTCAGGCGGCTCAGGTGCAGCGGTTCGGCAAACACGTGCGGCAGCGTCAGCGTGGTACCGCTGTTGTCCTCGATATCCAGCGAGCCGCCCTTCTGGTCGAATTCAATGTCGCCGTCGACACCGGCCATGCCCGGCAGTGTATTCAGCGGCTGCCAGCCGAGGCCGGCAAAGCGCCCCTTCAGCGCATAGGACGTCGGGGCCTTCAGTTCGCCGCGCCAGCTGGCTTCGACATGGTCGACAAAGCCGACCGGGTCCAGCGCATTCCACGACGCGTTCTCGCCCAGCGGCAGCACGCGCAGCAGCGGACGCAGCGCGCCGAGATCGGCGCGCGACACCGACAGCTTGCCCTCGCCGTTGCGGCCGGGTCGCCATTCCGCCTGCAGGGCCGCATTGTCGAACAGCATGCCAGTACTGGTTTGTGCCAGCAGCTTGCGCGCCGCCAGGGTGTGGCGATTGCCGCGGCCGGTTTTCAGCTCGATCTCGCCGGACAGGCGCGGGACCGAGACCGGGTCACGGTGCGCGTCCGGCCGCAGCAGCACATTGCGCAGATCGAACGCGGCGTTGCCGGCGGTCAGCTCGCCGGCGGCGAATTCGCCGCTCAGCCGCGCCCGGCCTTCGCCGGACGGCAGATGCGCCATCCACGGCAGATAGCGCTGCCATGGCGCAAAGCGCGCGCCGCCGATATCGAGCGAGAAGCTGCCGCGCCAGGTGTCGGTCCAGCGGGTGATATCGTCGCCCGACCACGACAGCTCGGCATCGAATCGCGAGAACCAGTCGGCCGGCGGCGTGGCCGACAGCGTCAGCGTATGCGTCAGCAGGCCGCGTCGCAGCACCAGTCGGCCATTGCGCAGATCGAGCGCGGCCAGCCCGGCCAGATCGTCGCGCCAGTGGATGCCGGCCTGGTTGATGCGGATTTCATGCTGGCGCAGCAGCCAGTTGATCAGATGGCCGTCATGACTGCCCTGACCGAACTGCAGCCCGTTCAGGAACAGGCGGCCCTGGCCGTCGCGATAGAGGTCGAGCAGCGGCCGGTTCAGTTCAATAAGGTGAAAGCGCGGTTCGAGGTGGATCAGGCTGGTCCACGATGGCTGCGCCTGCATCTGGTCCAGCGTCAGTGCCCGGCCATCGACCGGATTCTCGATCCGCACCCGGTCCAGGGTCAGGGTCAGCACCACGCCGTCGACACGGCCGCCGAGCGCACCGATGCGCACCCGCTGCCCCACGGCATCGGTCAGGGCCGCCTCGATGCGCGGCTTGAACGCATCCAGGTTGGGCAGCAGGTATTGGGTCATCCACAGCCATACCGCGGTCATCAGCACAGCAATGACCGCAGCAAGCAGTGCCAGCACGCGCGCAGTGCGCTTGAGCAGGGCACCCACCGGCCATGAGGGCAGCGAGAAACGGGAGGCGTTCAAAATCTTCTGGACGGTAGAATGGACGACGAGTCGCCCAATACGACAAAGGTCCGCAATTATGCCAGTAAACACGCTTGCCCATGCCCTTGCCCACAGTGCCTGGTTACGAAGAACGCTCGCCGCCGACCCCGAACTGGCTGCCGAACTGCCTGCGCGGCTGCATGCGCCGTTCACCCGGGCGGAAATGAGCGAACGCTATGCGGCGTTCGCGGTGGCCGACGAAGCGATGCTGAAGACTGCACTGCGCCGGTTGCGCCGCGCGCTGCTGGCCCGGCTGATTGCACGCGACATGGAGGGACTGGCCACGCTGGACGAGGTCATGGCGACGATTTCGGACTTCGCGCTGTTTGCGGTCGATACGGCGCTGGCGGCACTGAAGCCGGAACTGGCGCGCTATGGCCGGCCGATCGGCGACGAGTCCGGCCGCGAGCAGGAAATGATCGTGATCGGCATGGGCAAGCTCGGCGGCGACGAACTGAATGTCAGCTCCGACATCGACCTGATCTTCATCTACCCGGAATCCGGCGAGACCGACGGCGATCGCAAGATCAGCAACCACGAGTACTTCACCCTGCTCGGCAAGAAGCTGATTGCCGCCCTGTCCGAGCTGACCGCCGACGGCTTCGTGTTCCGCGTCGACATGCGGCTGCGCCCGTATGGCGATTCCGGACCGCTGGTGATGAGCTATGCGGCGCTGGAAAACTACCTCCTGACCCAGGGCCGCGAATGGGAACGCTATGCGTGGATCAAGGCGCGGGTGATGACCGGCGACGATGCCGTGCTCGCCGACCTCGCCCGTCCGTTCGTCTATCGCAAGTATCTCGATTACAACGCCTATGGCGCAATGCGCGAGCTGTACAAGCAGATCCAGCGCGAAGTCGCGCGCCGCGACCTGATCGACAATATCAAGCTCGGCCAGGGCGGCATCCGCGAGATCGAATTCATTGCCCAGGTATTCCAGCTGATCCGGGGCGGGCGCGAGAAAAGCCTGCAGACCCGCTCGACGCGCGAGGCGCTGGCACGGCTCGGCGACATGCGCCTGCTGGAGCCGGAAGCGGTCACCGAGCTGGCCGACAGCTATGACTTCCTGCGCCGGCTCGAACACCGGCTGATGTACCTGGACGACCAGCAGACGCAGACCCTGCCGGTCGATCCGGCACAGCGGGCGTGCATCGCCACCAGCATGGACTGTGCCGACTGGGACGCGTTCGTCGCCCGGCTGAACCGGGTGCGCGCCACCGTGCACCGCCATTTCGAGCAGGTATTCTTCCTGCCGACCGAGGAACATGTCAGCCACCCGCTGTCCGGCCTGTGGGCCGATATCCAGGAAGACGGTGCAGCAGCGCAGCTCGGCGAGCTCGGCTATGACGATGCCCCCCAGGTGATGCGCAGTCTGGCCGCCTTCGCCAATTCGCAGCGCTATCGCGACCTGCCGACCAAGAACCGCCAGCGCATCGATGCCCTGATTCCGGCGCTGATCGAGGTCGCCGCCGGCTGCGACGGCCCGGACACCA
Coding sequences within it:
- the glnE gene encoding bifunctional [glutamate--ammonia ligase]-adenylyl-L-tyrosine phosphorylase/[glutamate--ammonia-ligase] adenylyltransferase, translated to MPVNTLAHALAHSAWLRRTLAADPELAAELPARLHAPFTRAEMSERYAAFAVADEAMLKTALRRLRRALLARLIARDMEGLATLDEVMATISDFALFAVDTALAALKPELARYGRPIGDESGREQEMIVIGMGKLGGDELNVSSDIDLIFIYPESGETDGDRKISNHEYFTLLGKKLIAALSELTADGFVFRVDMRLRPYGDSGPLVMSYAALENYLLTQGREWERYAWIKARVMTGDDAVLADLARPFVYRKYLDYNAYGAMRELYKQIQREVARRDLIDNIKLGQGGIREIEFIAQVFQLIRGGREKSLQTRSTREALARLGDMRLLEPEAVTELADSYDFLRRLEHRLMYLDDQQTQTLPVDPAQRACIATSMDCADWDAFVARLNRVRATVHRHFEQVFFLPTEEHVSHPLSGLWADIQEDGAAAQLGELGYDDAPQVMRSLAAFANSQRYRDLPTKNRQRIDALIPALIEVAAGCDGPDTTLTRILGLIEAISRRSSYIALLTEYPQTLKRLASLYSASPWVSNYLTKHPILLDELLDARVLYAEPDWPQLAAGLAHQLDEARGDVEAQMDILRHFQHAQQFRLVAQDLAGMWPLEALSDQVSLLADTVLAACVRAAWLDIGKRHVEVPKFAVIGYGKLGGKELGYGSDLDLIFLYDDPHPDAPDLYARLARKLSTWLTAATPAGILYDIDLRLRPDGAAGLLVSTVDAFANYQRGKAWLWEHQALTRARFVAGDAAVGDRFEKTRFDVLTMTRDPGSLRAEVLAMRERMRESHPPRDDDIKHAHGGIVDVEFIVQYLVLGHAWRFPELTGNLGNIALLGLAANAGLIDHELAKQAQDAYRHYRRLQHALRLQEGRKVMPDAALLVHYAQVTRLWEQVMQPGPGD